DNA from Asticcacaulis excentricus:
GATTATCTTTTTCAGCGCACCGGTCCTGCTGTTTTTGCTGACGCTTGCGCCTCTGGCCATGGCCGGGCCTATACTGGCGCTCAACCTGACCCATCCGGACGGTGCCTGGACAGGCCTGATCACCGGTGGACTGGCCATGGCGCTGGCTCTGGGCCTGATCATGAACCGGCATCTGCAGGAACATTATCAACTGGCCTTTGCCCAGCTACGCACCCTTGAGGAGCGCGAAGCCGCCCTTACCGCCCGCGACGCCCTGACCCGCGATCAGATGGCCCTGATGCAGACCCTGTCGCGCGAAATCGCCACAGGTCTGCGCAGCGTGGATCAGACGCTGGGGCAGGGTCTGTCGCACCTCAGCCGGGCACCCGCCCCGCGCCACTATGTCGAAAGTGCGCGCAGCGAAATCGACCATTTGCTGGGGTTGATCACCACCACGCTGGATGAGGGCGAAGCGCGCTCCGGTCAGATGGTGCTGGACCCGCGGCCACTGGATATCGAAAGCCTGATCCGTGAGGTCACCTCCGGTTTCCAGGAGATGGCCGACGCTAGAGGGCTGGACCTCGCCCTGACCCTGCCGCCCCGCCCCGACGCAGGGGCGGCCATCGGTGATGCGCTGCGTGTGGAGCAGATTCTGTCGCACCTGCTGGCCAATGCCTTGCAATATACCCCAAAGGGCAAGGTCGAAGTCCGGCTGCTACCGCCCTCAGACGGGCATCTGCGGGTGGAGGTGGTGGATTCCGGGCCGGGACTTGAGCCCGACGAACTGCATCGCGCCTTCCTGCCGCACGAGCGTATCGCGCGCACCTCCGCCGGTTATTCCGGGGCTGGGCTGGGGCTCAACCTGTCGCGGCGTCTGGCGGAGTTGATGCACGGCGACGTCGGGGCCCAGAGCACCCCGGATGTAGGCTCCAAATTCTGGCTGGCGCTACCCTATGATCCGGCCGCCATCGCCCCGCGTCCGGTTGAAGAGGCCGCCCCCCCCGTTACGGAGCCTGTAAGCGGCCTCAAGGTCATGCTGGTATCCAACGACTCCCTGCGTTCGGTCGAACTGCGCGACACGCTGGAAGGACTGGGGCATCGCTGCCTGACAGCCACCACGCGGCCGCGCGCCGTGTCTTTAGCCGCCAAGGGGGATATCGACGCGGTGCTGATCGCCACGGGTGCCTTTGAGGATTTGGACAATGCGGCCAACCGCCAGAAGCTGGCCGAATGGCTGGAACGTCTCAGGGCGACACAGGCGCGCGAAGCCCTGACCATACTGGCCCTTTTGCCCGATGGTCAGCAGGCGGAACCGCTGAGTGAAATGGGTGTGCGCCCGCTGCTGATGCCGCAAACGGAAGACGCCCTGCGCCGCGCTCTGACAACGGGTTAGACGAAGCCGCCGCCCACTTCGCGCTTGTCCTTTTCCGGACCGAAGGCCGACAAAAGTTGCGTAGCGAACAACAGGCTCTGGTCGCCCGTTCCATTACCAAAGGCGATATTGAGCAACTGAGCGTCCGATTGCACGCGGTGCAGACGCGCCAGCAAATAACCATTGCCATTGGCGTCCATCGGCGTGTCGCTGTCGGGCACATCGGGTAGGTTCATCTGCACGGCCCCGCCCGCCTTGGAATTGAGATTGGCCATAAGCTGGGCGGCGCTGACCGGCGCGCCATTGCGGTAGAAGATCGAACGATTGGCATTGGCCGCCGCCGGAAACAGACTGGCCGCCGCAGCACCAGGCCGCCGCTCCACCGCTTCAATCAGGTTGGCTGCCCCCGCTGGCCCCAGAAAATGCGCGGCATAAAGTTCGCCTGCCGTGGGGTTACGGCCCGTGCGGCCTTTCAGATAGGCCGCATTGCCCGCCGTCATCTCCGCCGCCATGGCCGCCGCTGCGTCCTGATTGTAGCGCAGGCCCAGCACCTGCTGACGCGCTTGCGAATCGGCCACATAGTATTGCCCGTTGCCCCCTTGACGGATGGCGTCGGCATAGCCGCCATAGCCGTGCTTGCCACCATGCTTTTTGACGGTTGCCAACCAGGTCTGTTCGATAAATTGAAACAGACCTGCCGCCGATGAGGTCGGGGCCTTGGCATTGGGGTTTAAGGAGCTTTCGCGCTGAGCGGTTTTCAGCAGATAGCTAAAATCGACACCCGTCCGCTGGGCCGCCCGCGTGATAGCGGAGACCACACTCTGCTTTCGCGGCGACAGGCCGGAAGAGTCGGGAACGGGAGACGAAGGGCCGGACATGAAAGGCGCACATTAACCAAAGAATGGGCAAATTTTGCCCGATGGAGGTTAACGAGGCATGAATCAAAACCGCTGCAGCGCGTAGGCCTCCGCCCCTTCCGGCGGTTCCTGCCCCGTTATCAGGGCCGTTAACACCGTGGCGGCATAGGGACCATATATCCAGCCATTGCGCCGCATTCCGGCGGCCACATAGACGCCACTGACGTCGCGCCCAATCAACGGCCATTGATCCGGTGTCGCCGCCCGCACGCCAACGCGCGGCGTGACGTCCTGAAGCGGCGCAACGGACGACGGCGTAAATTTGCGGGCCTTGTCTATCAGCGAATCGATGACGCCCGGTTCCACACCCTCATCGGCCTTACCGGCCTGCATGGTGGCGCCAAACTTGGTCAGGCCGTCCAGAAACACCCAATAGCCCCAGGGCGAGCGCACCATCCGCCCGGCCAGAGCGGGGTCACTGCGCCCGTCGCGATCGAGCAGATGGCCCTTGATGGGCGTCAGAGCCTTCAATGACGGCACAGAATCCGCAAAGGTCTCTGCCCCGTAGCCGGCACAGACGGCCACATGCCCGGCCTGATGCACCGAACCATCGGAAAGCTCGACGCTGTGGGCGGCCACCTGCGTGACCTCGCCCTCGACCCAGCGCCCGCCACGCGCCTCGAACTGCGTTTTCATAAAGGCCAGCACCGGCGCCGCGGCCATCAGCCATTCGCCAACGATCTCGATGCCGTGCAAAGGCGCATGGAACCCCAGTTTGGCAAGGTCTTCTTCGGCCAT
Protein-coding regions in this window:
- a CDS encoding transglycosylase SLT domain-containing protein — translated: MVSAITRAAQRTGVDFSYLLKTAQRESSLNPNAKAPTSSAAGLFQFIEQTWLATVKKHGGKHGYGGYADAIRQGGNGQYYVADSQARQQVLGLRYNQDAAAAMAAEMTAGNAAYLKGRTGRNPTAGELYAAHFLGPAGAANLIEAVERRPGAAAASLFPAAANANRSIFYRNGAPVSAAQLMANLNSKAGGAVQMNLPDVPDSDTPMDANGNGYLLARLHRVQSDAQLLNIAFGNGTGDQSLLFATQLLSAFGPEKDKREVGGGFV
- a CDS encoding NAD(P)/FAD-dependent oxidoreductase, which codes for MSSSFSLIVIGGGITGLSLALRALDYGLAVTLIAKDAVEDTTSALSAGMIAPAMEALTEAQPEMSYARYVAAQKHWPAFAADLGLSEILEMAQPAVWVWSGEAGPSPDDMMARFTALGAKGQVMAEEDLAKLGFHAPLHGIEIVGEWLMAAAPVLAFMKTQFEARGGRWVEGEVTQVAAHSVELSDGSVHQAGHVAVCAGYGAETFADSVPSLKALTPIKGHLLDRDGRSDPALAGRMVRSPWGYWVFLDGLTKFGATMQAGKADEGVEPGVIDSLIDKARKFTPSSVAPLQDVTPRVGVRAATPDQWPLIGRDVSGVYVAAGMRRNGWIYGPYAATVLTALITGQEPPEGAEAYALQRF
- a CDS encoding sensor histidine kinase, translated to MSESTPPLIADAEVVPTQEQIALDYGLKAQVRLLPYALGFFAIGLPVYIWGANYFMSPLSIALNIALFVCVWAAFFLLKPSLKTDTRPTRQSLNVRLRRQWLCGALWSLSLLVASLSCIGGGQAAQVFATICAGAAVGIIFFSAPVLLFLLTLAPLAMAGPILALNLTHPDGAWTGLITGGLAMALALGLIMNRHLQEHYQLAFAQLRTLEEREAALTARDALTRDQMALMQTLSREIATGLRSVDQTLGQGLSHLSRAPAPRHYVESARSEIDHLLGLITTTLDEGEARSGQMVLDPRPLDIESLIREVTSGFQEMADARGLDLALTLPPRPDAGAAIGDALRVEQILSHLLANALQYTPKGKVEVRLLPPSDGHLRVEVVDSGPGLEPDELHRAFLPHERIARTSAGYSGAGLGLNLSRRLAELMHGDVGAQSTPDVGSKFWLALPYDPAAIAPRPVEEAAPPVTEPVSGLKVMLVSNDSLRSVELRDTLEGLGHRCLTATTRPRAVSLAAKGDIDAVLIATGAFEDLDNAANRQKLAEWLERLRATQAREALTILALLPDGQQAEPLSEMGVRPLLMPQTEDALRRALTTG